A DNA window from Stutzerimonas stutzeri contains the following coding sequences:
- the rpsF gene encoding 30S ribosomal protein S6, whose product MRHYEIIFLVHPDQSEQVGGMVERYTKLIEEDGGKVHRLEDWGRRQLAYAINNVHKAHYVMLNVECSGKALAELEDNFRYNDAVIRNLVIRRDEAETEQSEMLKAEENRSERRERRDRPDNTDGSNESDSDSDNNADE is encoded by the coding sequence ATGCGTCATTACGAAATCATCTTTCTGGTTCACCCGGACCAGAGCGAGCAGGTCGGCGGCATGGTGGAGCGTTACACCAAGCTGATCGAAGAAGACGGTGGCAAAGTTCACCGCCTGGAAGACTGGGGCCGTCGTCAGTTGGCTTATGCCATCAACAACGTGCACAAGGCTCACTACGTGATGCTGAACGTCGAGTGCAGTGGCAAGGCCCTGGCCGAGCTGGAAGACAACTTCCGCTACAACGACGCCGTCATCCGTAACCTGGTCATTCGTCGCGACGAAGCCGAGACCGAGCAGTCTGAAATGCTCAAGGCCGAGGAAAACCGTAGCGAGCGCCGCGAGCGTCGTGATCGCCCTGACAACACTGATGGCTCCAATGAGAGCGACAGTGACAGCGATAACAACGCTGACGAGTAA
- the rlmB gene encoding 23S rRNA (guanosine(2251)-2'-O)-methyltransferase RlmB has translation MSQLEKIYGLHAVEALLRHHPKRVKQVWLAEGRGDPRVQVLIELAAQARVSVGQCERREMDAWVEGVHQGVVADVSPSQVWGEAMLEELLDRAEGPPLLLVLDGVTDPHNLGACLRTADAAGALAVIVPKDKSATLNATVRKVACGAAEVIPLVAVTNLARTLEKLQQRGLWVVGTAGEAEQSLYDQDLTGPTILIMGAEGRGMRRLTREHCDYLVRLPMAGSVSSLNVSVATGVCLFEALRQRRGAKVTG, from the coding sequence ATGAGTCAGCTGGAGAAGATCTACGGTCTGCATGCCGTGGAGGCGTTGCTGCGCCATCATCCTAAGCGCGTCAAACAGGTTTGGCTGGCCGAGGGTCGTGGCGATCCGCGCGTTCAGGTATTGATCGAGCTCGCCGCCCAGGCGCGCGTGAGTGTCGGCCAGTGCGAGCGCCGCGAGATGGATGCCTGGGTTGAAGGCGTGCATCAGGGAGTGGTCGCCGATGTCAGTCCAAGCCAGGTATGGGGCGAGGCGATGCTCGAGGAGTTGCTCGATCGCGCCGAAGGGCCGCCGCTGCTCTTGGTGCTGGACGGAGTGACCGATCCGCACAATCTTGGCGCCTGCCTGCGCACCGCGGATGCCGCGGGAGCGCTGGCAGTGATCGTGCCGAAGGACAAGTCGGCCACCCTCAACGCCACCGTGCGTAAGGTTGCGTGCGGAGCGGCCGAGGTGATTCCCCTGGTCGCCGTCACCAATCTCGCGCGTACTCTTGAGAAATTACAGCAGCGCGGCTTGTGGGTCGTCGGCACCGCCGGCGAAGCCGAGCAGTCCCTTTACGATCAGGACCTTACCGGGCCCACCATTCTGATCATGGGCGCAGAAGGTCGCGGTATGCGGCGCTTGACTCGCGAACATTGCGATTACCTGGTGCGCCTGCCCATGGCCGGAAGCGTCAGTAGTCTCAATGTGTCTGTAGCCACCGGCGTTTGCCTGTTCGAAGCACTACGCCAGCGTAGGGGCGCAAAGGTGACTGGTTAG
- the rpsR gene encoding 30S ribosomal protein S18 — protein MARFFRRRKFCRFTAEGVKEIDYKDLNTLKAYISETGKIVPSRITGTKARYQRQLATAIKRARYLALLPYTDSHGR, from the coding sequence ATGGCACGTTTTTTCCGTCGTCGTAAGTTCTGCCGTTTCACCGCCGAAGGCGTGAAAGAGATCGATTACAAAGATCTCAACACTCTGAAGGCCTACATCTCCGAGACCGGCAAGATTGTTCCTAGCCGTATCACCGGAACCAAGGCACGTTATCAGCGTCAGCTGGCTACCGCTATCAAGCGCGCCCGCTACCTGGCCCTGCTGCCCTACACCGACAGCCACGGCCGTTGA
- a CDS encoding PAS domain-containing protein: MQQRPSFESLFRLSPNAYVLLDPNLVILDANTAYLTLTGRSLGDIQGQRLHEAFAADPLSPETTRVQELLDSFARVLSRKTIDTLPVIRYSIARQTPHGPVYEDRYWSATHTPILDEQDEVVAILQHTSDITELQAMKDSLREAVAGQQPVQQLEQGVMSRAKLLQSEGEQLRRLFAQAPGFVCFLRGPEHVYELVNDAYRQVTGHRQLLGKTVREGLPEIQGQALIGLLDDVYRTGQPYIGKRVSLFLRRQADREPEETILDFVLQPIVENDGAVIGIFVQGQEVTEQQRNETELRRYREHLEELVRERSLALQQSEAERQVAEQALQQAQRLEAVGKLTGGIAHDFNNMLQIIGGNLQLLRRSLGSDETAARRLDSAVSGVEKGARLASQLLAFASRQPLLPQQVDLPDLLEQMHELLNGALGSAVQLELDVLGQPWPIFVDVGNLQSVVLNLASNARDAMAGSGRVVLRLENRLLGEEAPAEQRGQYVLLSVIDEGSGMSDDVRARAFEPFFTTKQNSNASGLGLSMVYGFVKQSGGFVTLESGERGGTAVHVHLPRCVDDAQSLGEDGDRSGRPIQAVTGKAPLAATSERQDDDRSLQILFVEDDPTLRMLTGEVMMELGHQVVASETAEEALEVLERQSFDVLLTDVGLAGMSGIDLAREAASRQPQLSLVIASGYAVNASDVGLARLRTMLKPYDIHQVRELLDGIRAERAALRR, translated from the coding sequence ATGCAGCAGCGCCCATCTTTCGAAAGCCTGTTCCGGCTATCCCCGAACGCCTATGTCCTGCTTGATCCCAATTTGGTCATTCTGGATGCCAATACGGCCTACCTGACGCTGACCGGCAGGAGTCTAGGTGACATTCAGGGGCAGCGGCTGCACGAGGCTTTTGCGGCCGATCCGCTCAGTCCCGAAACCACTCGGGTGCAGGAGTTGCTCGACTCTTTTGCTCGCGTGCTGAGCCGCAAGACGATCGATACGCTGCCAGTGATTCGTTATTCCATCGCGCGCCAAACGCCACACGGACCCGTCTACGAGGATCGTTACTGGAGCGCTACGCACACGCCGATCCTGGATGAGCAGGATGAGGTGGTTGCGATCCTGCAGCACACATCGGACATCACCGAGCTGCAGGCGATGAAAGACTCCCTGCGCGAGGCCGTGGCGGGCCAGCAGCCCGTGCAACAGCTGGAGCAGGGCGTAATGTCCCGCGCCAAATTGTTGCAGTCTGAAGGCGAGCAGCTGCGCCGTCTCTTTGCCCAGGCGCCTGGATTCGTGTGCTTCCTGCGTGGTCCGGAACACGTTTACGAACTGGTCAATGATGCTTACCGGCAGGTTACCGGGCACCGTCAGTTGTTGGGCAAGACGGTTCGTGAAGGATTGCCGGAAATACAGGGGCAGGCGCTTATCGGGTTGCTCGATGACGTCTATCGGACGGGACAGCCGTATATCGGTAAGCGCGTATCGCTATTTCTCCGACGACAGGCGGACCGAGAGCCGGAGGAAACGATTCTGGATTTCGTGCTGCAGCCGATCGTTGAGAACGACGGCGCTGTCATCGGTATTTTCGTCCAGGGCCAGGAAGTGACTGAGCAGCAGCGCAACGAAACGGAGTTGCGCCGCTATCGCGAACATCTGGAGGAGTTGGTTCGCGAGCGCAGTCTTGCATTGCAACAAAGCGAGGCCGAGCGACAGGTGGCCGAGCAGGCGCTACAGCAGGCCCAGCGCCTGGAGGCGGTGGGCAAGCTGACTGGCGGTATCGCGCACGACTTCAACAACATGTTGCAGATCATCGGTGGCAACCTGCAATTGCTGCGGCGCAGCCTTGGTAGCGACGAAACCGCTGCGCGGCGTTTGGATTCGGCGGTTAGCGGAGTCGAGAAGGGCGCGCGTCTGGCTTCGCAGCTTCTCGCCTTCGCCAGTCGCCAGCCGCTGCTTCCGCAGCAGGTTGATTTGCCCGATCTTCTCGAACAGATGCACGAGTTGCTAAACGGGGCCCTGGGTTCGGCCGTGCAGCTGGAACTGGACGTGCTGGGCCAGCCCTGGCCGATCTTTGTCGATGTAGGCAATCTGCAAAGCGTGGTGCTGAACCTGGCATCCAATGCGCGTGATGCGATGGCAGGCAGTGGCCGCGTCGTGCTGCGCCTGGAGAACCGTCTGCTGGGTGAAGAGGCTCCGGCCGAACAGCGGGGTCAGTACGTTCTGCTCAGTGTGATCGATGAAGGCAGTGGCATGAGCGACGACGTACGTGCCCGGGCATTCGAGCCCTTCTTCACTACCAAACAGAACAGCAACGCATCTGGCCTTGGCTTGAGCATGGTCTACGGTTTCGTCAAGCAGAGCGGTGGCTTCGTCACGCTGGAGAGCGGCGAGCGCGGTGGTACGGCTGTGCATGTTCATTTGCCCCGCTGTGTCGACGATGCTCAGTCATTGGGGGAGGATGGCGACCGTTCAGGCAGGCCAATCCAGGCGGTTACAGGGAAGGCGCCGTTGGCAGCTACCTCGGAGCGGCAGGACGATGATCGCAGCCTGCAGATTCTCTTCGTCGAGGACGATCCTACGCTGCGCATGTTGACCGGCGAGGTGATGATGGAGCTCGGGCATCAGGTCGTGGCCAGTGAAACGGCAGAGGAGGCGCTTGAGGTTCTCGAGCGGCAGAGCTTCGATGTATTGCTGACCGATGTAGGGCTGGCTGGTATGAGTGGCATTGACCTTGCTCGTGAGGCGGCCAGCCGGCAGCCGCAACTCTCGTTGGTGATTGCTTCGGGTTATGCGGTCAATGCCTCCGACGTCGGTCTGGCACGGCTGCGCACCATGCTCAAGCCCTACGACATCCATCAGGTTCGAGAGCTGCTGGACGGCATTCGCGCCGAGCGCGCAGCGTTGCGCCGCTGA